One Prolixibacteraceae bacterium DNA segment encodes these proteins:
- a CDS encoding MFS transporter — MTTTKPQGTYRYRILAMLFLATTINYMDRSIMGVLGPTLMDKFHWTNSDFANINIAFKLAYAIGMLTMGGLIDKFGTRIGYAISITIWCCFGMLHAFIQPAFALIGFMGARFGLGIGEAGNFPAAVKTVAEWFPKKDRAFATGIFNAGSNVGAVLAPAVVPLVAGATGDNWQYAFLITGFFSIVWVVVWLKMYKKPEDHPRVTKEELAYINHDCQVKETDAPVESLPWSRVLPLRQTWAFAIGKITDAVWFFFMFWSAIFFKEVFGLHDMHELGGALVVIYLVADFGSIGGGYLSKMFINRGFNLNAARKLSLLICALCILPVAFAPLTDNVWIAVCLIALASGGHQAWSANLFTLVSDVMPKKAIASVVGIGGMVGAISGMLVDFALGQGLDGAGKSFFFIMFAVAASLYLVILLIIHLLLPKLNPLDENLKVVK, encoded by the coding sequence ATGACTACTACTAAACCACAAGGTACATATAGGTATCGAATATTGGCGATGCTTTTCTTAGCAACGACAATTAACTATATGGACCGTAGTATCATGGGGGTTTTAGGACCTACCTTGATGGATAAATTTCATTGGACAAACAGTGATTTTGCAAATATTAATATTGCATTTAAGTTAGCATATGCTATCGGTATGTTGACGATGGGAGGATTGATTGATAAATTTGGTACTCGTATTGGATATGCAATATCAATTACAATCTGGTGTTGTTTTGGAATGCTTCATGCTTTTATTCAACCTGCGTTTGCTTTAATCGGATTTATGGGGGCCCGTTTTGGGTTAGGTATTGGAGAAGCAGGTAACTTCCCTGCTGCTGTGAAAACTGTAGCCGAATGGTTTCCTAAAAAGGATCGTGCATTTGCAACAGGTATTTTTAATGCAGGATCAAATGTTGGTGCAGTATTGGCACCTGCAGTTGTTCCATTGGTTGCAGGTGCGACTGGTGACAATTGGCAATATGCTTTCTTGATTACAGGTTTCTTTAGTATTGTTTGGGTTGTTGTATGGCTTAAAATGTATAAAAAGCCAGAAGATCATCCTAGAGTTACAAAAGAGGAGTTGGCTTATATCAATCATGATTGTCAGGTAAAAGAGACAGATGCTCCTGTTGAGAGTCTTCCATGGTCGAGAGTATTGCCATTAAGACAGACTTGGGCTTTTGCTATTGGAAAAATTACCGATGCTGTCTGGTTCTTCTTTATGTTCTGGAGTGCAATATTCTTTAAAGAGGTCTTTGGCTTGCATGATATGCATGAATTGGGTGGTGCTTTGGTTGTTATTTACTTGGTTGCAGACTTTGGAAGTATTGGTGGTGGATATTTGTCTAAAATGTTTATCAACAGGGGCTTTAATTTAAATGCTGCACGTAAATTATCACTTTTGATCTGTGCATTATGTATTTTACCAGTTGCTTTTGCTCCATTAACAGATAATGTATGGATTGCAGTGTGTTTGATTGCACTTGCATCAGGAGGGCATCAAGCTTGGTCTGCAAACTTGTTTACCTTGGTTTCGGATGTGATGCCTAAGAAAGCCATCGCATCGGTTGTAGGAATTGGTGGTATGGTTGGAGCGATATCTGGTATGTTGGTTGATTTTGCCTTAGGTCAAGGACTTGATGGTGCAGGAAAATCATTCTTCTTTATCATGTTTGCTGTTGCAGCTTCTCTTTATTTGGTAATTCTTTTGATAATCCATTTACTTCTACCAAAATTGAACCCTTTGGATGAAAATTTAAAAGTTGTGAAATAA
- a CDS encoding response regulator: MTLFSQNHIFDHLSVTDGLTQSSVISMEQDSIGYVWIGTRSGLNRYNGTDIEQYHHLRGDSTSILGENVKQIVATSKSSDVYILVKQGISIYRYKEESFTNYSLSHCETMYVDGTTIYVGDHKGLGVLDTQTGEVNRVAIPGYSDFILSNIHVDTTGRLWLATSQYGLLCYNPTRKTVKVVLDRIVTSIVEFNGGYLVGTTNDGVYLLTESGILKHFHQGSKKYPLSNNTVRSICKDPLGNVWIGTFMGLNVWNPSNNKVDFYYQSDFDPNGLSHNSIYSIFADNQGSIWIGSYFGGVNIYNPRLTVFKYFKPNQVGDRSINYRVVGDIIQGTWPNLWIATEGGGLNLYNRKTHRFKYFTHNNLKSSISHNNIKALFFDSKNKLWVGAHNGGVNVLDPKSGKFRIYDKENSGIVDNSVTAITEWNDHILIGNAIGLFLQKDDKAFVPFMDHGTPGSPAIMGTILHIIVDSKHRLWVATESNGLFMYDDDNGKVTHYVVDESNPYGLPNNHITFLFEDNSDRIWVATSGGGLCRYLEEQSGFDIFNKEKDGISSDFIFAIAQSKYGFLWIANGSGISLFDVKKRNFKNFVHSKGFPLGEINEKSLCVTNSGEVYVGGIHGLVSFKEKDLIRTRSKRKVVITDALIRSVDESEGLRGVQESLLLHKDLSIPFMNSGVTFSFSSFDFVKSFRPDFEYMLEGYDDHWIRASHFNKVSYNRLSSGNYVFKVRVVGDTDVNYSDSVQVVVAAPFYATWWAYSLYFVFIVLIFYLIHRASVRKSILELSLEQQKMDADRLVKENANKLQFFTNISHEFRTPLTIISGLLEKVLTTNRLVDNDKKSLDSAFRNCQRMTYLVDEILDFRKQELGILSIDLIKIDFVSFSRQVFETYEQYAIINDVRYEFVSNQDKLDCCIDPKQFRKIIHNLISNAFKYRNDNSIIRVIVFEENDSIILKVIDNGVGIEAEYLDKVFDRYFHTEGKESGTGIGLSLVKGLVEAHDGKITVDSVVGEGSCFQVVVPINSTCCDGNEVISEMVWKEDGVDHYLVPEVETPSVCEDIADTEKATVLVVDDNRELRDLLYETLSSHFNVFTQSNGKSAYEWVVENRPDIIISDVMMPEMNGFEFTQLVKQDESLCHIPIVLLTAKDSREHFNEGIQAGADDYIVKPFEINMLSKKINNILLTRTALQRQYSSDPDFDTKILAKNDVDKELLQKARDVVEENINNHEFSVNDFAREMCLGRTSLYDKIKGVTGQTPNDFIMSTRLKTAAQILRTNRSMNVSEVAYTVGFSTPRYFSKCFSKHFGVPPKKYAKQFVVNDSTEDGI; encoded by the coding sequence ATGACACTCTTTTCACAGAATCATATTTTTGACCATTTGAGTGTTACAGATGGGCTTACTCAGTCATCTGTCATCTCAATGGAGCAAGATAGCATAGGGTATGTGTGGATTGGAACACGTAGTGGTTTGAATCGATATAACGGGACTGATATCGAACAGTATCATCATCTGAGAGGGGATTCAACGAGTATCTTGGGAGAGAACGTTAAACAGATCGTCGCAACATCCAAATCTAGTGATGTGTATATTCTTGTTAAGCAAGGAATCTCGATTTATAGATATAAAGAAGAGTCTTTTACAAACTACTCTTTGTCGCATTGTGAAACGATGTATGTCGATGGTACTACGATCTATGTGGGAGATCACAAAGGTTTGGGGGTTCTTGATACTCAAACAGGAGAAGTAAATCGAGTTGCAATACCTGGGTATTCAGACTTTATACTTAGTAATATTCATGTGGATACTACGGGTCGCCTATGGTTGGCTACCTCACAGTATGGGCTTCTTTGCTATAATCCTACTCGTAAAACGGTCAAAGTTGTTTTAGATCGTATTGTTACTTCTATTGTTGAGTTTAATGGTGGTTATCTCGTTGGTACTACAAATGATGGAGTATACCTGCTAACTGAATCAGGAATTTTAAAGCATTTTCATCAAGGATCTAAAAAATATCCGTTGTCAAATAATACTGTGAGATCAATTTGTAAAGATCCTTTAGGGAATGTTTGGATCGGTACATTCATGGGTTTGAATGTTTGGAATCCATCGAATAACAAAGTGGATTTTTATTACCAGTCTGATTTTGATCCTAATGGTTTATCACATAATTCAATATATTCGATTTTTGCTGATAACCAAGGTAGTATTTGGATTGGATCTTATTTTGGCGGAGTTAATATATATAATCCACGTCTCACCGTATTTAAGTATTTTAAGCCAAATCAAGTTGGAGATCGTTCGATAAACTATCGTGTTGTTGGAGATATCATTCAGGGTACATGGCCTAATCTGTGGATTGCAACAGAGGGGGGTGGGTTGAACCTATATAATAGAAAGACCCATAGGTTTAAATACTTTACTCATAACAACTTAAAAAGTTCGATTTCTCATAATAATATCAAGGCACTTTTCTTTGATAGTAAAAACAAACTCTGGGTTGGGGCACACAATGGCGGTGTGAATGTATTAGATCCAAAGAGTGGTAAATTTAGAATTTATGATAAGGAAAATAGTGGTATTGTTGATAACTCTGTAACAGCTATTACAGAATGGAATGATCATATATTAATTGGTAATGCTATAGGATTGTTTCTTCAGAAAGATGATAAAGCTTTTGTCCCGTTTATGGATCATGGCACGCCTGGGTCTCCAGCAATTATGGGTACTATCCTTCATATTATTGTGGATTCAAAGCATCGGCTATGGGTTGCAACTGAATCGAATGGGTTGTTTATGTATGATGATGATAATGGAAAAGTGACCCATTATGTGGTAGATGAGTCGAATCCTTATGGTCTACCTAACAACCATATTACATTTTTGTTTGAAGACAACTCTGATAGAATTTGGGTTGCTACATCAGGAGGTGGTTTGTGTCGATATCTAGAAGAACAGTCTGGTTTTGATATTTTTAACAAAGAGAAAGATGGAATATCAAGTGATTTTATTTTTGCAATAGCACAATCTAAATATGGCTTTTTGTGGATTGCTAATGGAAGTGGAATTAGTCTTTTTGATGTTAAAAAGAGAAATTTTAAGAATTTTGTTCATAGTAAAGGGTTTCCTTTAGGAGAAATAAATGAAAAGAGTTTGTGCGTTACCAATTCAGGAGAAGTTTATGTCGGTGGTATTCATGGTTTGGTATCATTTAAAGAAAAAGATCTGATACGTACTCGTTCAAAACGTAAAGTAGTGATTACTGATGCTTTAATACGTAGTGTGGATGAATCCGAAGGACTTAGAGGGGTTCAGGAATCTCTACTATTACATAAGGATTTAAGTATTCCTTTTATGAATTCAGGAGTTACTTTCTCGTTCTCTTCTTTCGATTTTGTTAAATCATTTCGTCCGGATTTTGAATACATGCTTGAGGGATATGATGATCATTGGATACGAGCTTCTCATTTTAATAAGGTTTCATACAATAGACTCTCTTCGGGTAATTATGTCTTTAAAGTACGAGTTGTAGGTGATACTGATGTAAATTATAGTGACTCTGTTCAAGTTGTCGTTGCTGCTCCTTTTTATGCAACTTGGTGGGCTTATTCACTATATTTTGTATTCATTGTTTTGATCTTCTACTTGATTCACCGTGCTTCTGTCAGAAAATCGATACTAGAACTCTCTCTTGAGCAACAAAAGATGGATGCAGATAGACTTGTGAAAGAAAATGCGAACAAATTACAATTCTTTACGAATATATCTCATGAATTTAGAACGCCATTGACAATCATTTCAGGTTTGTTAGAAAAAGTGTTAACTACTAACAGGCTAGTAGATAATGACAAAAAATCGTTAGATTCTGCTTTTAGGAATTGTCAAAGAATGACCTATCTTGTTGATGAGATATTAGATTTTAGAAAACAAGAGTTAGGAATTTTGTCCATTGACTTAATCAAAATAGATTTTGTCTCTTTTTCACGCCAAGTCTTTGAAACCTATGAGCAATATGCAATTATTAATGATGTACGTTATGAATTTGTTTCAAATCAAGACAAGTTGGATTGTTGTATCGATCCTAAGCAGTTTAGAAAGATAATTCACAATCTTATATCTAATGCATTTAAGTATAGAAATGATAACTCTATTATTCGTGTTATTGTATTCGAAGAGAATGACTCTATTATCTTGAAAGTGATTGATAATGGTGTTGGTATTGAAGCTGAATATCTTGATAAAGTTTTTGATCGTTATTTCCATACGGAAGGGAAAGAGTCTGGTACTGGCATCGGTCTTTCCCTTGTTAAAGGTCTCGTAGAGGCACATGATGGAAAGATAACTGTTGACAGCGTTGTTGGTGAGGGGTCCTGTTTTCAAGTAGTCGTCCCAATAAACTCAACTTGTTGTGATGGTAATGAGGTTATTTCCGAAATGGTTTGGAAAGAGGATGGGGTGGATCATTACTTAGTTCCTGAAGTTGAAACTCCTAGTGTTTGTGAAGATATTGCTGATACAGAGAAAGCGACAGTTTTAGTTGTCGATGATAACAGGGAGTTGCGTGATCTTTTGTATGAGACTCTTTCGTCGCATTTCAATGTTTTTACTCAAAGCAATGGCAAGAGTGCATATGAATGGGTTGTTGAAAATAGGCCAGATATTATCATTAGTGACGTGATGATGCCTGAAATGAATGGTTTCGAATTCACACAGCTTGTAAAACAAGATGAGAGCTTATGCCATATTCCTATCGTGCTTTTGACTGCAAAGGATTCTCGAGAACATTTTAATGAAGGAATACAAGCTGGTGCTGATGACTATATAGTGAAGCCTTTTGAGATTAATATGCTTTCAAAGAAGATAAATAATATTCTATTGACTCGTACTGCACTGCAGAGACAATATAGCTCTGATCCAGATTTTGATACCAAAATATTGGCTAAAAATGATGTTGACAAAGAGCTTTTACAAAAAGCAAGAGATGTCGTTGAAGAGAATATTAATAATCATGAGTTTAGTGTTAATGACTTTGCTCGTGAGATGTGTCTTGGAAGAACTAGTCTTTATGATAAGATTAAAGGTGTTACAGGTCAGACTCCTAATGATTTTATTATGTCTACAAGACTGAAGACTGCAGCCCAGATATTGAGAACAAATAGATCAATGAACGTTTCGGAGGTTGCCTATACGGTTGGTTTCTCTACCCCTAGATATTTCAGTAAGTGTTTTAGTAAGCATTTCGGTGTGCCACCAAAGAAGTATGCCAAGCAATTTGTTGTCAACGATTCTACAGAAGATGGTATCTAA
- a CDS encoding choice-of-anchor J domain-containing protein gives MAKNIFIYTAIFFLSLNVVFAKKNTVVFDGKIASEKLVRGTSELSQFTTYSLMADGQQESNKKWLKVWGVWNANDASNQRARCLNFVCNRVQNDDWLVTNSIDLTNVTKPFLLLDYYSRYGSDKANKFEILISIDFAGDVSAATWTSLPFTVFNKLSHAEPQKISIKKYQGKKVHIAFHVSATENKNELKNMTRNYFVTKVQVVGKK, from the coding sequence ATGGCTAAGAATATATTTATATATACTGCAATATTTTTTCTTTCATTGAATGTCGTGTTTGCAAAAAAAAATACGGTTGTTTTTGATGGAAAAATTGCTTCTGAAAAATTAGTAAGAGGTACGTCAGAGTTAAGTCAATTTACTACTTATAGTTTAATGGCTGATGGTCAGCAAGAATCAAACAAGAAATGGCTAAAAGTTTGGGGAGTTTGGAATGCAAATGATGCTTCAAATCAAAGAGCTAGATGTTTGAATTTTGTTTGTAATAGAGTTCAAAATGATGATTGGTTGGTTACCAATTCTATTGATTTAACAAATGTTACTAAACCATTTCTTTTACTTGATTATTATTCACGTTATGGAAGTGACAAGGCAAACAAATTTGAGATTCTGATATCTATTGATTTTGCAGGAGATGTGTCAGCAGCAACTTGGACTTCTCTACCTTTTACGGTATTTAATAAACTAAGTCATGCTGAGCCACAAAAGATATCAATAAAGAAGTATCAAGGTAAAAAAGTCCATATTGCTTTTCATGTCTCTGCAACAGAGAATAAAAATGAGCTAAAGAATATGACTCGTAACTACTTTGTTACTAAAGTTCAAGTTGTTGGTAAAAAATAA
- a CDS encoding TonB-dependent receptor: MKIFKLSYIGLLLCMLCSFVGFAQKGLVKGVVKDDQGLPLPGVTVVLEGTTTGTITNYDGMYSLKTKKNGKLVFSFIGYKSVTEPIKGRSKIDVELENDIQQIGEVVAVGYGTKSIKDVTSSIATVKAEELAKAPVANFDQALAGRMSGVQVSASDGTPGKGMQIVIRGGNSVTGDNTPLYVVDGIAMESFDPGSLSTNDIESMSILKDAAASAIYGSRAANGVFLITTKGGKVGPTRISVNVNGGVQWIPRRMDVLDPYHFVTLQEEVAYELGGTYIDNFKEHWVSPELYKDSKGTNWQDEIFRTSFIKNANVSLSGGNKSTRHYASVNFVDQEGTMINTGYQKINSQLRLNHTFSNKAKFGLNFNYNHTDQKGETISGNNRNSIIMDALTFRPVNPVIDDGLEEGIDLDDRNNLRFNPVKNLTNTDRSYQIDALRINGDFSFDLAKGLVFKTTAGFNVDTRKLSKSYGYDTYQGRRGVNGINSYIESRRKYVLTNTNTLNYNKRVGNSKWNLLLGEEASSIVSDYVRAAGANMPIDDLGADNLGMGTTFPAPKSSKTGNTMLSYFSRVNYSYKEKWLLSATFRADGSSRFTGDNKWGYFPSASVGYRMIQEPFMQSQDFISNLKLRATWGQNGNNKIGDFSAYNLMNATTSSGYMFEDLYHKGLVYTNLQSEDIRWETTTQLNFAIDLGFADERIKTTLEWYRKNTTDLLLNADMAPSTGFDKTYKNVGEIQNQGMELAINTINVKTRNFEWRTDFNISYNRNKCISLNDGQTELLTNPDWSFKYSEYQYITRVGESVGQFYGLKSDGVYTVNDFNMVDGAYVLKDGIPNNGAKVAPGSTKLVDVNKDGTINNKDRVVIGNAQPDYFGGISNNFRYKNFDFSFFFQWSVGNEILNANRVVLEIPETKTNYNYLSSVAGRYSYTNPDANTDINIIRNGNVYGKPTNGNFVSDRFIEDGSFLRLKTVQVGYQFSKKMAKKMHLSKARLYASGQNLYTWTNYSGFDPEVSVGKNGALTPGLDYSAYPTSATFTVGLEIGF; this comes from the coding sequence ATGAAAATATTTAAGTTATCATATATTGGTCTGCTCCTTTGTATGCTATGCTCTTTTGTTGGTTTTGCACAAAAAGGGTTGGTAAAGGGAGTTGTTAAAGATGATCAAGGTTTGCCCCTTCCTGGGGTAACCGTTGTTCTTGAAGGGACAACTACAGGTACCATTACAAATTACGATGGTATGTACTCTCTTAAAACAAAAAAGAATGGAAAACTAGTTTTTTCATTTATCGGTTATAAATCGGTTACGGAGCCTATTAAAGGGAGATCTAAAATAGACGTTGAATTAGAGAATGATATACAGCAGATCGGTGAAGTGGTTGCTGTAGGTTATGGTACAAAAAGTATTAAGGATGTTACAAGTAGTATCGCTACAGTAAAAGCGGAGGAACTAGCTAAAGCTCCTGTAGCAAACTTCGACCAAGCTCTAGCCGGTCGTATGTCAGGTGTACAAGTGTCTGCTTCGGATGGTACTCCAGGTAAAGGAATGCAGATTGTTATTCGTGGAGGTAACTCTGTAACTGGAGATAATACCCCTCTTTATGTTGTAGATGGTATTGCAATGGAATCTTTTGATCCTGGTTCTCTTTCTACGAATGACATCGAGAGTATGAGTATCTTGAAAGATGCTGCTGCATCAGCAATCTACGGTTCACGTGCTGCTAATGGAGTATTCCTTATCACAACAAAAGGGGGAAAAGTAGGACCTACTCGTATTAGTGTTAATGTTAATGGTGGTGTTCAATGGATTCCTCGTAGGATGGATGTTTTAGATCCTTATCACTTTGTTACTCTTCAAGAAGAGGTGGCATATGAATTGGGTGGAACTTACATCGATAACTTTAAAGAGCATTGGGTTTCACCAGAGCTTTATAAAGATTCAAAAGGGACAAATTGGCAAGATGAGATTTTCAGAACTTCTTTTATAAAGAATGCAAATGTAAGCCTTTCTGGAGGTAATAAAAGTACCCGTCACTATGCTTCTGTGAACTTTGTAGATCAAGAAGGTACGATGATAAATACGGGATATCAAAAGATTAATTCACAGTTACGCTTGAACCATACTTTTAGTAACAAAGCGAAATTTGGATTAAACTTTAACTATAACCATACAGATCAAAAGGGCGAGACTATTTCTGGAAATAATAGAAATAGTATCATTATGGATGCTTTGACATTCCGTCCTGTTAACCCTGTTATTGATGATGGTCTTGAAGAAGGAATAGATCTTGACGATAGAAATAATTTACGTTTTAATCCTGTTAAGAACTTGACGAATACAGATAGAAGTTACCAAATTGATGCATTACGTATTAATGGTGATTTCTCATTTGATCTAGCAAAAGGGTTGGTTTTTAAGACTACTGCAGGTTTTAATGTGGATACTCGTAAACTAAGTAAGTCTTATGGTTATGATACTTACCAAGGACGTCGTGGTGTGAACGGGATCAATAGTTATATTGAGTCTAGAAGAAAGTATGTGTTGACTAATACCAATACATTGAATTATAATAAAAGAGTCGGTAACTCTAAGTGGAATTTATTGCTAGGAGAGGAAGCATCTTCAATTGTTTCTGATTATGTAAGAGCTGCTGGTGCAAATATGCCAATCGATGACCTTGGTGCTGATAATCTTGGAATGGGAACTACTTTCCCTGCTCCAAAATCAAGTAAAACAGGAAATACCATGTTGTCATATTTCTCTAGAGTAAATTATAGCTATAAAGAGAAGTGGTTATTATCTGCAACATTCCGTGCTGATGGTTCTTCAAGGTTTACTGGAGATAACAAGTGGGGATACTTCCCTTCAGCATCTGTTGGGTACCGTATGATCCAAGAGCCATTTATGCAGTCTCAAGATTTTATCTCTAACTTAAAGCTACGTGCTACTTGGGGACAAAATGGTAATAATAAAATTGGCGACTTCTCTGCATATAATTTAATGAATGCAACGACTTCATCAGGGTATATGTTTGAAGATCTATATCATAAAGGACTTGTTTATACCAATCTACAGAGTGAGGATATTCGTTGGGAAACAACGACTCAGTTGAACTTTGCTATTGATTTAGGTTTTGCTGATGAACGTATCAAGACTACGTTAGAATGGTATCGTAAAAATACTACGGACTTACTTCTTAATGCAGATATGGCTCCAAGTACAGGTTTTGATAAAACATATAAAAATGTTGGTGAGATTCAAAATCAAGGTATGGAATTAGCGATTAACACGATTAATGTTAAGACTAGAAACTTCGAATGGAGAACCGATTTTAATATTTCTTATAATAGAAATAAATGTATCTCTTTGAATGATGGTCAAACTGAGTTGTTGACTAATCCTGATTGGAGTTTTAAATACTCGGAATACCAGTATATCACAAGAGTAGGGGAGTCTGTAGGTCAGTTCTATGGATTGAAATCTGATGGGGTTTATACAGTTAATGATTTCAATATGGTTGATGGAGCATATGTTCTTAAGGATGGAATTCCAAATAATGGTGCAAAAGTTGCTCCTGGTTCAACGAAATTAGTTGATGTCAATAAGGATGGAACTATCAATAATAAAGATAGGGTGGTTATCGGAAATGCTCAGCCTGATTATTTTGGTGGTATCTCAAATAATTTCAGATATAAGAATTTTGATTTCTCTTTCTTCTTCCAGTGGTCTGTCGGAAACGAGATCTTAAATGCAAACCGAGTAGTACTTGAGATTCCTGAAACAAAGACGAATTATAATTATCTCTCTTCTGTTGCAGGTCGTTATTCTTATACAAACCCTGATGCAAATACGGACATTAATATTATTCGTAATGGTAATGTCTATGGAAAACCAACCAATGGTAACTTTGTCTCAGATCGTTTTATCGAAGATGGATCGTTTTTAAGACTTAAGACTGTTCAAGTAGGATATCAGTTTAGCAAGAAGATGGCGAAGAAAATGCATCTATCAAAGGCTCGTCTTTATGCTTCAGGACAAAACTTGTACACGTGGACTAATTACTCGGGTTTTGACCCAGAAGTTTCTGTAGGTAAAAATGGTGCTTTAACTCCAGGGTTGGATTATTCCGCTTACCCAACAAGTGCTACATTTACTGTTGGACTAGAGATTGGATTTTAA
- a CDS encoding RagB/SusD family nutrient uptake outer membrane protein, whose product MQRLSKYIVVVAIFIATTMLQSCTDFLNKDPYSDIKLENFYKDEKQAELALTGIYSSIGSDYTYGYYLSCRFTSGTDDMIFSRNYSTWNVSLFTANDATNELEQSYRALFQGINLANIFIEKVSVSNIDETKKQRFLAEARFLRAFYYFDLVRWFGDVPLRLESVTSSATSETTKPKSDVLDVYQKAIIPDLVYASEHALSKGDSDYQIGRVTKAAANGILQRVYLAIAGVKNDEKRGAYEEFTKEKCYQNVIKYGKLIVDSRQYNLIDEYKQIFLNEIQSIASDEEVIFEAQFKNLRQGGIEEHGRIGNMNGVQVFMSGLTDPYAYAYNYAALSLLYDYDKSTGDRNEDKRYIWNVAPFKVALNNKLDTIYAMNPDTNQPELDADGDKVIEKVIYTTDRVAGFTYVGNFTTRNPGKFRRVSFTELEDGVLRMERKKVEMPSGQQKTLYLCYKQMPAETYKTGDDGTGHMYLLNDDGSKTRLSKHQYLVTEGFVWKQIPNGSLQMKTLESGAIDKNFTSINFPLLRYADVLLMMAEANIQLGQLSDAIPFVNKVRERAGVPDLDAYVTGDQTLFFKELVDERNRELCFEGIRRHDLVRWGIYGDKLKELNDLMIAEPINKNSKWMLRHGENYKKELEILPTPLSEMNINLGMKEE is encoded by the coding sequence ATGCAAAGATTATCAAAATATATCGTTGTAGTAGCTATTTTTATTGCTACTACAATGCTTCAGTCGTGTACCGACTTCTTGAATAAGGATCCTTATTCAGATATTAAATTAGAGAACTTTTATAAAGACGAAAAACAGGCAGAATTGGCCTTGACTGGGATTTATAGTAGTATCGGAAGTGATTATACATATGGATACTATTTGTCTTGTCGTTTCACAAGTGGAACTGATGATATGATCTTTTCTCGAAACTACAGTACTTGGAACGTTTCTCTTTTTACTGCAAATGATGCGACTAATGAATTAGAGCAGTCTTATAGAGCTCTATTCCAGGGTATCAATCTTGCAAATATTTTTATCGAGAAAGTTTCGGTATCTAATATTGATGAAACAAAAAAACAAAGATTTCTAGCAGAAGCACGTTTCTTAAGAGCTTTTTATTATTTTGATCTTGTACGTTGGTTTGGGGATGTCCCTTTAAGATTGGAGTCGGTTACAAGTAGTGCGACTTCTGAAACAACTAAACCTAAGTCTGATGTATTGGATGTTTATCAAAAAGCGATTATTCCTGATCTTGTATATGCTTCTGAGCATGCTCTGTCTAAAGGAGATTCAGACTATCAAATTGGTCGTGTGACTAAGGCTGCTGCAAATGGTATTCTTCAGCGTGTTTATCTTGCAATTGCAGGTGTGAAGAATGATGAGAAGCGTGGCGCATACGAGGAGTTTACTAAAGAAAAGTGTTACCAAAATGTAATCAAGTATGGTAAGCTTATCGTGGATAGCAGACAGTATAACCTTATTGATGAATATAAGCAGATCTTTTTGAATGAGATTCAAAGTATTGCTAGTGATGAAGAGGTGATCTTCGAAGCACAGTTTAAAAACCTTAGACAAGGTGGTATCGAAGAACATGGACGTATCGGTAATATGAATGGTGTTCAGGTATTTATGTCGGGACTTACAGATCCTTATGCATATGCTTACAACTATGCTGCTCTTTCGTTACTTTATGATTACGATAAATCTACAGGTGATAGAAATGAAGATAAGAGATATATCTGGAACGTTGCTCCGTTTAAGGTTGCATTGAATAACAAACTAGATACGATCTATGCTATGAATCCTGATACCAATCAACCTGAACTTGATGCTGATGGGGATAAAGTGATTGAGAAGGTTATTTATACTACAGACCGTGTTGCTGGATTTACTTATGTAGGAAACTTTACTACTCGTAACCCTGGAAAATTCCGTCGTGTGAGTTTTACTGAACTTGAGGATGGTGTTTTAAGAATGGAGAGAAAAAAGGTTGAAATGCCTAGTGGACAGCAGAAGACACTTTACTTGTGCTATAAGCAGATGCCAGCCGAAACATATAAAACGGGGGATGATGGAACTGGTCATATGTATCTTTTAAATGATGATGGGTCAAAAACACGTCTTTCTAAACATCAATATTTAGTAACTGAAGGTTTTGTTTGGAAACAGATTCCTAATGGATCACTTCAAATGAAGACTTTAGAATCAGGTGCTATTGATAAGAATTTCACAAGTATCAATTTCCCATTATTACGTTATGCTGACGTATTATTGATGATGGCTGAAGCAAACATTCAATTGGGACAGTTATCTGATGCAATACCTTTTGTTAATAAAGTGCGTGAGCGTGCTGGAGTCCCTGATTTAGATGCTTATGTTACAGGTGACCAGACTTTATTCTTTAAAGAACTTGTTGATGAAAGAAACCGTGAACTTTGTTTTGAAGGAATACGTCGTCATGACTTGGTTCGTTGGGGAATCTATGGCGATAAACTTAAAGAACTTAATGATCTGATGATTGCAGAACCAATTAATAAGAATTCAAAATGGATGCTTCGTCATGGTGAGAATTATAAGAAGGAACTAGAGATCTTACCAACTCCGTTAAGTGAGATGAATATTAATTTAGGAATGAAAGAAGAGTAA